CGGCGCGTCGCCCGGTACAAATAATACGGGCGCCTGGCCGCAGAAAAAAAGGCTAACTCTGTGCTCCCGCGCTCTTCGTAACCTTTGTCTCCCCGGGATTACTCCGTCTTCTCGAACATCGACCGGTCCGCGCCACATACCGGGCAGACCCAGTCGTCGGGCAGGTCCTCGAAAGCGGTCCCCGGCGGCGCGCCGTGGTCTGGATCGCCCGCGGCAGGATCATAAACATACTGGCAGAGTGTGCAGATGTATTTGTCCATAACAGATAGTGCTCCCCGGGAGAGTTACCCCTCCGGGCTTATAGCCTTTGCCTGCGGAATGCGCCGGGGCGAAACTATTTTTCCCTTGAGAGACTACGGGTAATCATGGCGAAAAGCAGCAAGAAGCGACAGAAGTACAGCACGAAAGGGATTGGCAGGTTCCAGGTGG
This DNA window, taken from Dehalobacter sp., encodes the following:
- a CDS encoding rubredoxin, which encodes MDKYICTLCQYVYDPAAGDPDHGAPPGTAFEDLPDDWVCPVCGADRSMFEKTE